Within Paenibacillus sabinae T27, the genomic segment CAGCAGGACATCCAGGTTGGCTATTTTTTTGGCAAGTCCGTATAAGGAAAAAGTAACGGCCAAAGAAATGGCCACCCACGGAATCTGTCCGTATTGCAGGGCCATAATCAGAACGCCGACGCCGGCCAGAACGATGGACAGCCACTGTCCCGGCGACAGCCGTTCTTTCAGGAAGACCACTGCGAACAAAACGCTGATCAAGGGATTCATATAATACCCGAGGCTCGTTTCGATCACATGATTATTGTTGACGGCCCAAATGAACAGAAACCAGTTCGAGCTGATTAGAATGGAGCAGAGAACTACGGCGATGAGACCTCTTCGGCTGGAGCCCACGCTCTTTAGCCGCTTCCACTGCTTCGAGACGGTAACGAGAACAGCCACAAATACAAAGGACCAGGCAATACGATGCGCCAGTATTTCCCATGCGGGTATCGCGGTAAACAGGCGCCAGTATAAAGGCAAAAACCCCCATGCCAGATAGGACAGGACCGCATAAAGGATCCCCTTGTTCATTAATTGTACCCCCAGTACATGAAATCCAGAATGTCATTTCATTCTTAAGTTTGATGACAATCGAACTACAGAATAATCGCAATATAACATAAAGCCAAATGCTATGCAATGATTGATATGT encodes:
- the rarD gene encoding EamA family transporter RarD, which produces MNKGILYAVLSYLAWGFLPLYWRLFTAIPAWEILAHRIAWSFVFVAVLVTVSKQWKRLKSVGSSRRGLIAVVLCSILISSNWFLFIWAVNNNHVIETSLGYYMNPLISVLFAVVFLKERLSPGQWLSIVLAGVGVLIMALQYGQIPWVAISLAVTFSLYGLAKKIANLDVLLGLTGETIIALPAAAAYLIYVQSHGAGIFASLAPVSVVLLLLAGVATATPLFLFAKAMQLLPYSLVGFIQYIAPTTSLLLAIFLFNEPFSQIELLSFSFIWLALIIYSFVTFRKSKAGVIPVRQMDVQKNAIACNK